Proteins found in one Candidatus Limnocylindrales bacterium genomic segment:
- the cobD gene encoding threonine-phosphate decarboxylase CobD: MQDIHGGNIWKWREALNIHLLDFSASINPLGPPQGVFRVITENLSNLVHYPDPENQKACQALSEYHGIDSSHIIFGNGAMELLYLLPRALLLQSALIPIPTFSGYEKVLFYHAVQAKFVSWWVREEGKKDHLPSPSPLALLSSAAKEVQGVFICHPNNPTGEVLEKGFLLNLLDFCEEQKIWLILDEAFIDFLDQPDAYSLIQEAVSSTRLVVIRSLTKFFALPGLRLGYGVGPQAIIQRLKQVQTPWSVNVLAQQIVNEILKDEAYARNSRKFIQSERVFLLNALSEMEGIQPVSGSVNFLLCRLTRPGWTSPQLTTKLVQFGILIRDCSTLRGLNERYFRIAVRTREENRKLLSTLQEVLSE, encoded by the coding sequence ATGCAAGATATTCATGGCGGTAATATTTGGAAATGGCGGGAAGCTCTCAACATTCACCTTCTGGACTTTAGTGCCAGTATCAATCCCCTGGGTCCTCCTCAAGGGGTTTTCCGGGTTATTACCGAGAATCTATCAAACCTGGTTCATTATCCAGATCCTGAGAATCAAAAAGCCTGTCAGGCCCTTTCAGAGTATCACGGCATCGATTCCTCCCATATCATTTTTGGAAATGGAGCCATGGAACTCTTATACCTTCTCCCCCGTGCCCTTCTTCTCCAAAGTGCTTTAATCCCCATTCCTACTTTCAGTGGCTATGAAAAGGTTCTATTTTACCATGCTGTGCAGGCTAAGTTTGTAAGCTGGTGGGTCCGGGAAGAAGGGAAAAAGGACCACCTCCCATCTCCTTCCCCTTTAGCTCTCCTGTCTTCAGCAGCAAAGGAGGTTCAGGGAGTTTTTATCTGCCATCCCAATAATCCAACGGGAGAAGTGCTGGAAAAAGGGTTTCTTTTGAACCTCCTGGATTTTTGTGAAGAACAAAAGATCTGGTTGATTCTGGATGAGGCTTTCATAGATTTTCTGGATCAACCCGATGCCTATTCCCTGATTCAGGAAGCAGTCTCTTCAACCCGATTGGTGGTTATCCGTTCTTTAACTAAGTTCTTTGCTTTACCGGGTCTTCGATTAGGTTATGGGGTGGGCCCTCAAGCTATCATTCAAAGACTCAAGCAGGTGCAAACCCCCTGGAGTGTTAATGTTCTAGCCCAACAGATCGTTAACGAAATTCTGAAAGATGAAGCCTATGCCAGAAATTCGAGAAAATTCATCCAATCGGAAAGGGTTTTTTTGCTTAACGCTTTATCTGAAATGGAAGGAATTCAGCCTGTATCCGGATCAGTTAATTTTTTGCTGTGTCGACTGACCCGTCCGGGATGGACTTCCCCTCAACTCACCACGAAATTAGTCCAATTCGGTATTCTCATTCGAGATTGCAGTACCTTGCGAGGGCTTAATGAGCGGTATTTCCGGATTGCCGTGAGAACCCGAGAAGAAAACAGGAAGCTCCTCTCCACGCTTCAAGAAGTCTTATCCGAATAA